ATACACAGgagaaaatattatattttttaaaacatttaggcCTATAacctacaaaataataataataaacaattggCAATGTGCGTTGTATATGGTACATTTTTATTGAAATAATGCGCAATTGCTTGAgtgattttgatattttattattatgtatactTATGTTAATCCACGTGCTTTTAACAGTACGCTGTACAGTAACAAACAGGTTTTAAAAGCTCATATTGGTTGGTATTATAGCATTATATCTCTTAATATCAAATAAAGTTTCCAAAATGCCCGTAATTTGAACTTGAAAAGTTTTCAGTGCCGTTAAAGACAAGAAGCGCATCTCACCTTGGAACTTGAAGCCCTCTATCTGGATCCAGAGGCACAGGTCCTCCGTGTCGCAGTCGCATCTCCAGGGGTTCCCGCTGAGCCCTAGAGAGCGCAGAGCCGGCAGCGCGATCAGCGAGCTGATGTTGAGCGCCGTCAGGTTGTTGCGGCTCACGTCGAGCACCTGCAGCGCCGCGTTCTCCGCGAACGCGTCCGGGTGGATCTCGGACAGCCCCGGGTTATCCGTCATCCTCAACATCACCAGGCTGGCCAGCGGTCCAAACGTCCGGTCCTCGATCTGCGCCAGGCTGTTGAAAGACAGATCCAGGTAGGCGAGTTTGCGCAGGTTGCCAAAAGTCGACTCGGAAATCTCCGTCAACGAGTTGTTGCTGCAGTCCAGGTACACCAGGTCCGACAGGTAGTTGAGCTGCAGCGCCGGCAGGTCGCCGATCCGGTTATTGGAGATGATCAGCTGCCGGGTGGCCAGCGGGAGGTCCACGGGGAAGTCGCTTAACTGTTGCCCGGCGCACTGGACCACCAGCTGGTCGTCGCACACGCAGCGGTCCGGGCAGCCGGCGGTCAGAGCCGGGGACGGCGCTACATCCATAACGAAGACGAAGAGGAACACCAGCCGCAGTGACTGCGCGCTCGGCTCGGGCAGAACACGCATGATCCTGCCGCCGGCTTCATCGACTGTGCGTGCGCTCGCGCATTCTTCATTGATCTGCGGGATCCGGTTCGGTCGTTGCTGCTCGCCAGGAACGTTTCGTTGCTGTTCTTGGAATCCTCTCGCAAGTCTCCCCAACAGCGAAGGTGACCGTGCGTGACGCGTCTTTAGTCCGTTCTGTGGAGATCACCATGAGAGCTAATTCGTTGCGGTGTTGTGTCAGGGTCCTGGAAATACTTTCTTGtccattttttttagtttagagCTAAACACTTGAGCTGACTCCCCTCACAAGTCCATAAGTTTGATTCCGCGTTGAAACGCAGTTAAGTTGCGCGACGTGGTCCTGAGGCGCACCATCGCGCTGTGTGCGCTGCTGTACGACGGCTTCACTCTGGTGTGTGTTGCGCTGCTTCTCTCTGCAgctgtgagtgagtgagtgagtgagagtgtgagaaagagaaagagagggaggttGTTGCACTGAGTCTGACACAACGTCTATAATGTGTCCCGCTAATTTCCACAGGAGAAAAATACCAGCGTATACGTCTTTAATGCTTTCAGCACAGGTGCATTGCGCTCGATCACACAGGTGGATGTACTTTTTAAGGTTAAGTAGTTTAGAACTGTAGCTAAATACAATGGTATAGCATTTAGTAGAGAAGTTCATTGTATGGGAGAGGGGGCTAGTTGTCCCAAGATTTTGAGACAAAAATCCAGTTAagctaacaaaaatatgttctGGGAACATTTTGATAAGATCTCTTTAAGATATTAACacgttatttctgaatgttcCCTGAAtgttcagattttcatttttttttttcaatttaaaaaaattcttggAGATGCAAACACATAggaacattccattttatcattttgcaaacattatgggaatTACTTTTCAATGTTCTCTGAACTTTCTAAAATGACGAACATTCAGGAAAAAAGTTTCAGAAGAAAAAGTTTTATGAATTTTTTGTGTTAACATTTTGAGAACATTAATAAAGAACAGATAACTTTGAACGAACATTCTATTAATGGATTCTATTACTGGATGAATGTTCATATCTTTGGGAGAAGCcttgtgtatatttgtagcaatagctacagaaatacattgtatgggtcaaaatgattgatttttcttaggatattatgtaaagatcatgttccatgaagatattttgtaaattttctaccctaaatatattaaaccataatttttgattagtaatatgcattgctcagaacttcatttggacaactttaaaggttattttctcaatatttttttgcatcctgagattccagatttttaattaGTTGTagctcagccaaatattgtcctatcccaacaaaccatacatcaatcgatttttatttatttatcttttcgatgatgtataaatctcaatttaaaaaaaattgacccttatgactggttttgtagtccaggggcATATCTgcaaacattattaaaatattccCTGTTAGCTGGGCACACACGTTACACATTAcaaaattttaacccacatactaaaacatttGCATAACAGtactaaaatttagtttatttatggattatgtgttcccttttgtcactaccaaaacaataataaaagatatttttaaaaacaacaatggaataaaatgcaaaaatgatttcaatatcatttacatcagttaaaatgtaaaataatggttttatatTAAGCTTATTTATATTACTTAAACATCTACGATTTAAATACTTAAAGTGCTTTTTAAATGTGGACAGCAGTTCAAGTGCATCAATTCATGGCCCATATAAAGGTTATAGCCTATGATGAAGATTAAAGTTAGGCTAACCATTGAATATCCTGTTCGCACTTGTGTAGCTGTATAAAAGCAGCGAATAGTCACCTTCTTTAAGCTCTAAAAAATAATGCAGAAGTATCAtcctttttaaaaagtttaaagatcaTCCTTCATTCGCATTGTGGACCTGTTCCAGcagggcatttttatttctcCTCCTGTTGTGAAAATGAAAGGTCACCATATATCTTTTGAAGAACACCGGggagagtaaataatgactgaattcttatattattttttatatttggtgAACTTTCCTTTAAGCTGTATTACAGGAGCAGGAGTGCTGTATTTTGGAATGTCTGTCGAATCTCTGCATCAAATCTACGGCCAAATTTGTGCTGATAGTCAAAAAAACGATGCGGTTACAATGTTGATAttgcttttatacaacagttatggcaagccgttttagcctaaaatatactatacttgtcataattgcatttttactagtaacaatgccaattagagagctctctatatcaattttttactagttacaattacaattagagagctctataattcaattattactagtaaaaatttcaattacagagctctacaaattaatttttacaagtcatatgtctccattgacttccattcatttttaattacagagctcttcaacagaattattactagtaagaattacaattagagagctctctaaatcaatttgtACTATTAATAATTGCAATTATAGAGTTctctaattcaatttttactagtaaaaaatcagtttagagagctctctaattcaattgttgCTAGTANNNNNNNNNNNNNNNNNNNNNNNNNNNNNNNNNNNNNNNNNNNNNNNNNNNNNNNNNNNNNNNNNNNNNNNNNNNNNNNNNNNNNNNNNNNNNNNNNNNNNNNNNNNNNNNNNNNNNNNNNNNNNNNNNNNNNNNNNNNNNNNNNNNNNNNNNNNNNNNNNNNNNNNNNNNNNNNNNNNNNNNNNNNNNNNNNNNNNNNNNNNNNNNNNNNNNNNNNNNNNNNNNNNNNNNNNNNNNNNNNNNNNNNNNNNNNNNNNNNNNNNNNNNNNNNNNNNNNNNNNNNNNNNNNNNNNNNNNNNNNNNNNNNNNNNNNNNNNNNNNNNNNNNNNNNNNNNNNNNNNNNNNNNNNNNNNNNNNNNNNNNNNNNNNNNNNNNNNNNNNNNNNNNNNNNNNNNNNNNNNNNNNNNNNNNNNNNNNNNNNNNNNNNNNNNNNNNNNNNNNNNNNNNNNNNNNNNNNNNNNNNNNNNNNNNNNNNNNNNNNNNNNNNNNNNNNNNNNNNNTGATGAATTATGAGGATTGTGATGTGGATGAAATGGATATGAAACACAGGAAAATGCAACACTGCGAGGAACGCGTCGACAGCGGCGTGGATTCGCTAAGGGAGGACGAGTATATGAAAATTGTGGAGGAAATGGAGATTTTGCGTTTTGAAGACCCGAACGTCAATCCAAAAGGGACGTGTGAACCTTGGACGCAAGAAGTCACTGAGGATGGAGACACGTAAGTGTAgcatttttgatttttaaataacaATGCAGTTTcccagcatgaaaaaaaaaatgtgcagaaATTGATTGAATGCAACTTGCAACAAGCGTGACCAAAACCTGCTTTACTGTTCTGAGTGAGGGTCTAACGTTAAAAATAATTGATTACATTAAATGAagcaatgcatttattttttagattacTAGATTGCCATTCCCTTCGCTCGATAAAAAAAGacgttaaaatatttgtaaaaatgtttcattAGAACCAACTGAGCAATATTTGCAAaccaacaaacaaaaataactttcgTTCACTAACTTTATAGAGCTTTAAATTAATTTGCGAAATACCGCGGAAGTAAACAAATCTCGTTTTGGAGCAGCGCCCAAAATGGGCGGCGCTTGTGTAACAAAGTGCGCAGGCAGGAAAGTCCCTGGCGTGCGGCCAAGCGAAGATAATGTATCAGATGTGTGGAGCCACACTGGTTGGAAATAACCTTAAAAACTCCATTCTTGCGAAACGCCGCCtgctcgttctctctctctctctctgtgtgtgtgtgttgtgtgtgcgcgcgcttaaccacatcctctgagagtgttcttaaaatattttctaaaaaaaaccctCCCACATTATTTTCCAGGTATCTTCACCTTGCCATCATTCACGAGGCAGAAGAGTATGCCATCCAGATTATCAAACAGTGTCAGAACGACCCGTTCCTCAACAAACAGAACAACCAAAGACAGGTAATTACCTGAAGTGTTCACGAAGAGCTCACTTTCTTACCAAACTCAAGTTGTTTTCCAATCCTGACTAACGTCAACCTTCATTTGCAGACTGCATTGCATCTTGCCGTCATCACAGAACAGCCACACATGGTGGACAAACTGCTAAAGGCCGGCTGTGATGCCCGACTGGTCGACCAGAATGGAAACACAGCCCTCCACATCGCCTGCAAACGAGGCTCGCTAGCTTGCTTCTCAGTACTGACTCAGATTCAGACCCAGCATCTGCAATCCATTCTCAACTTCCCAAATTACAGCGGTAAGTCAAACTTATGAATTCGAAGTAAATTTGAATGagtttttcctaaaaaaaaaaacaaaacaaaaaaaaaaacattttttaaagtaccatctttttttttttctataggaCACACGTGTCTCCATATAGCTGCTATTAACAACTACCTCTCGATAGTGGAGAGTCTAGTCCAGCTTGGGGCGGATGTAAACACAAAGGTACGGTATAAGTTTGAAACACTCTCCAGCTACATAAATATATTTGATATGCTTGCAAAGAGAGCTAATGTACAACTTCTTGTGTTTAGGAGCAATGCAGCGGCCGAACGTCACTCCACTTGGCTGTGGATCTGCAGAATCTGGCTTTGGTGCGCACACTCATTTCTCTGGGAGCCGATGTTAACAGTCTAACCTATGGCGGATACACGCCGTACCACCTGACCTTCGGCCGACAGAACAGCGAGATCCAAAGACAGCTGTTTGACCGGACGGCGCAAGAGCTGAGGCCGATGCCTGAGAGCGAATCAGAGGAAAGCGATGAGGAGTTTATGTCTGATGAGGATTGTGTAAGTTTGCTTAATGTTTTACATTCCATCCTAATGTTGATGAAATTCATTTTATGACTAGATTATTAATTtatcttttgtttcttttttaatagATCTATGATGACATCCAGTTTTGTGGGAGATAGTTTGGATCTCAGGACAACGTTCACTATTATGCAAAGCAGCGAAGGCTGTAGGTGCTGTCTCAAGGTCTGGGACGGGGTGTGCCGTATCCCAAGACGCCAATCCCTCGATGGGACTCTGCTAAGGTGGAAAAGAAGAGAGCCGAAACCTCCGAAGCTAATGGCGGCGGTGCTGTAGAACATGGAAAGAACCCCAGAGATCTGGACCAAAACTTTACCGATATTTCTGAAGCCAAAGAGTTgggaaaatgtatattttgtgaATACATACTGTATAGAGAGagctatatttttatatttgtaaatatgtgAGATGGAACACTTGTCAATACTGTTTATagtctatataaatatatattacactgtgaaaatatttttacattaaaatccaAAGAACAGAAATGAATTTCCGAGTCTGGGTGTTTCttgttttgaatgatttctgaaggcctGGAAATTTTCTGAATTGTGAAACTTGTGAAAGAACATGTAAACCCCTGTAAGCGGTGGAATACCAGCCCATAGTGTcggttcagaaaaaaaaaaagcccttgGTGTGTACAGTAACTGTATTTCCTTTCTGGAACACATGAGTCACGTAGATGCGTCATTATAGTTTGACTAAAATTCCTTGGGTCTGCTAAGTGGAGTCATGAATAACTGACTCACGCTTGGTAAGAAGTTCCCCACAAGAAAGAGAAATGAGCACTTGACCACTAGAGGCGTGAGATGCATAATCATTATATACTCATTGATCGGATTATATTATATCCGAGTCTGTAAACACATGATGGATCAGAGCAATTTTATGGATTATTCAGATCGCCACCTAATGCAAAGTCACAGCTCTTGACTTAAAAAGGCATTAATCATGTTTGTGGAGACGGATGAGGCAGGGATTGTGAATTTTAGGGAAATTCCATAGCTTTGTTCTCCTGACAATGACTATCACACTCTTAAAAGCACTGGAAAGATTTTAATGTGACATAACCATATTTATCACTGTCACATGACGAGAGGTGAATTCCAACTTCATTCCATagatgtctatatatatatatatatatatatatatatatacacacacatacacagtcaaaccaaaaattattcagccACATTATTGTTCTGACACAGATTAACTGAGTttgtgtcatattttattaccattttataaACTATATTGAATAAACTGTCATAtagtgagaaatgttaaaggtgtctgaatacatttaggttaatgtttttaaagaggacttttctgctcattaaggctgcatttacttgattaaaaaaaaacagaaaaacagtaatatattgtgaaatattattgcaatttaaaacagtggttttctattttaatgtgaagcAGCACTGAAtttccagaaatcattctaatatgctgatttatcatcagTGTTGAAACACTtacgctgcttaatattttttttggaagccgcactcttaaaaataaaggtgctttaaaaggttcttcacagtgacgccatagaagaaccatttttgtttccacaaataaccattcagtcgaaggttctttaaagaaccatctctttcttaccttcttataatctgaagaaccttatttcaccacaaagaaccttttgtgaaacagaaaggttcttcagatgttaaaggttctttatggaaccatttagacaagagTGTGTGATGcttttggattctttgatgaataaaacattaaaaagaactgcatttatttaaaatagaaatcttttctaacaatatacactgctgtttaaagtttggtgtcagtattttctttctttctttaaaagaaattaatgatTTGATTCAGCAAGAATGTGAAATCAACATGTTAAATCGGTTAAAAATGATAGTAAACACTTATTGTGTtagaaaaggtttctattttgaataaatgctgttctttttaatgttttattcatcaaagaatcctgagaaaagtaTCACAGGTGCAAAAAAAGTAGCAcatctgtttccaacactgatgataaaaaaaaaaaaatattaaaatgatttctgaaggatcatgtgacactgcagactggaGAAATAaggctgaaaatttagtttgcatcacagaaataaattatattttaaaagtatattaaaatagaaaacagttcatttaaattgCAATTAAATATCATAATATTAGCTTTTTTGTATgcttaatcaaataaaaacactctTGAAGAGCtgaacagaattaaaaaaaaaaaaacattgtttttaattGTTCTTAAATGTATGTTTACAAATCTATATTTtgtaaaagaagtctcttttgctcaacaaggctgcatttatttaatcaaaaatattattacaatttaaaacaaccattttttattttaatatattttaaaatacatttattcctgtgatgcaaatctgaattttcagcatcattactccaaccTTCAGTGGCACGTGAtcattcaaaaatcattctaatatatagaCTTGCATGTTTTCAAAGAAAAAGATTTTCTAAATTCTGAAAAGaacatttgaaatataaatctttcctaacattataaatatctttactgtcactatagatcaattaaatgcatcccTGCTGAAATTACTTAACTACTTAATCTGATCTTCTTTTATCAAGCTGATATATATCTTGCATGTATCGCAGTCATATCTGTTCATATGTTACAAACTTGTGTAGTATCTGGTTAAGTAACTAGAGAATGAGGGCAAGTCAGATCATCAGTGTGATTAAACTCAAAACCATGTGTTTGACGTTCCTTGCGTGATAATCACTAGTCAGCCCTAATTGACTTGTTACACTAAACACGCTCAAAGTCCACAAAGAATTCCACGAAACGGAAAACAGATTTGTTAAATATTTCCCTGCTGTCCCAGCTAGGGAAATCACGGGATGCAGTGAAAATAAACGACGTGCACGATGGGGACTCCCCCATGAAAAAAAAATCGCGAAAGAAAAGAAGGGAGCAGGAATCTTGACCGTATTTTTCTCAAAATGTATTTAATGGAACGGGGAATTTACATGAGAACAAAAGCTCAGAACGGGATCCTACGTATCTCAATACTGTGAGCAGCACCCTGGAGATCTCAGTCCTTCTCAGCCAGACAAACCAAATGAGTGTCCACCTCTGACTCTGACAGAATCCTGGAACAGAGCAAACAAGCAAGTCATTTTAGGTGCCACAACCACaaaaaatataatagaaataaatacGTATCTGGCATATGGGACACGTCAAATGTGACATAAATGAGGCATGTTGCATCATTTGACGAATATCAATACTGAAGCCATCTAGAAGTGATTTTCTGTAGAACACAGTGCAGATCTCTCCGTGTAGATGGTGAACATGGTTTCTTCCACCCACCTGAATTTCGGATCCTCTGCTGTGATGACGCCTACCTCCAACTCAGATGGCTTGAAATCGATTGACAGCACAGTTGATAAACAAGTGATCGCCGTCTAGGGATGGAAATTCTTTATTAGTCCAAATCTACTTGTTAAATGAATTGAAACACAGATAATTCAGATTCTAAATAGTTCAAAGTAGCACTCTTCCTGATCAAAACTGTATTAAGTAGAGCACTGTTGATGTTAACATAACCTTTCATTGTTTCATAGATTTTAAGACACATAGATTCGGTATACTGTTTCCAAAGAAATTGTGTAATAAATCAGGAAGCAAGCATACCTAACCAAATATTTCTGTAATAACTTCAACTACATTATTGAGCAAAGCAAGTTTAGAGGAAGTTGATATTTCCATTCTGAAGAAACGGCGCTTTGGTGTTTAGACGTAGATCTGTTATTTAAAAACACTCTTTGGGGCCAGTTGCTTAAAGAGAtgaaagagaagaaactgttgaataaagtcattatttttgttttctttgagcacaaaaatgattctcgtagctttataaaataccactgatgtcacatggactattttaatgatgtccttactacctttctgggccttggacatgtcagttgcattgcagtctatgcaggatcagaaagatatcttaatgttgagatccatcttttcacactgagggactcatatgcaactattacagaaggttcaaacgctcactgatgctccagaaggaaaaaccatgcattaagagccggggggggtgaaaatttttgaaccgaatggagatgtgtacatttttcttattttgccaaattattttattttttcatgtagtactgcccttcagaggccaCAGAAGATtgctacatgtttcccaaaagacaaaataagttaaatttaccccaatctccaaattcaaaaagttttcacccctggtttttccttctggagcaaagggttcaaatagacaaaaatgctggaaaactaaagaatctgtgggaattttctgaagaacagcaggcagtttaactgttcagaacaaacaagggacttatgaacaactatcactaaaaaaaaaagaaaaaaaaaaaaaaaagaagcacagctgtgtatcattcaggtaagaacacagtattaagactcaaggggatgtaaacttttgaacggggtcatttttattaattcaactattattttctcttgtggactgtatgtaaacatcttttatgtgatatatcttattcaggtcagtagtaaataaacttACAAAGCTGAAATCAAATTTATTGAAGCTGTGTCAAAATGTTTTCTTGGATTTAGATTTTTCAAAGCGACTGTACCTCAACTGTCTGCGCGAAGGTCCAATCGAGTTTCTTCTTCACTTTTTTCTCCAGAAAGCTTGTAGCCTCTGTCTGCTTCACGCCGGCAGCCGTGGCCTTGAAGCCACAGTAATAACCTGCTGGGTCACACTTATAAACCTGTGGCCCGAGTTCCTCATCTACACCAATTACAATCATGCCTGGAAAAGATACAGCAACACAAAACATTGTGGAACTTTGTACAGCAAGTTGTGCATAAACAACCAACATGCAATGTTAAAGTACCTCTATTATGCCATTTCGGATACTGTAGCCGTATGTGAATGTAAAcgatctgcaaagttgtgaagcCGAAAAGAGCCTGAATGAGTCGTTAATAATTCAAATCCCACTTTTGTGACAGCTACACATCACAGGGTAATACATTTGCATAATTCCCGCCTATGTTCTACGTTGGCCAGCTGCGAACAAATTGACCCGccttcaaatattttattttactacgaCTGCTGCTCTCATCTTAGAGTGTTCAACGTGGGATTCACAAAACGTGGCTTGATGGCTCAgtacccagtttatttggaccagcTGGCTCCACTGAATCACAACCTGTAAGTAAGATGAGTAACAGATGTTTATATTTCTATCAAGCGTTCAAAATACAAAACTACGGCAATGGTTGTATTGTTTACGACACGCACTGAATACAGTacccaatcacaacagactggacTATttaaccaatcagagcagagtaggctcacAGAAAGGAGGGTTTTAGAGAGACTAGATCTTAGAactgctttgaaaaaaaaaaacagtttgagaATCGCTGGAAAATGTCATGATATTTGATATTAAATGCAgattttgagaaaactaaagcaTTATTTTGACCTTGCATGAACGTAAACAGTATTAGTATTAGGAACCTTAAAAAGACTTTAAAGCTTAAAGCTGTATACTGTTGTACTGATTTCAACAGGGTTTCTTGTCTCtgtctcagatttcatcaaaaatatcttaatttgttagatatcttaattttgagatccatcttttcacactgaggacagctgagagattttaatttaactattacagaaggttcaaacgctcactgctccagaaggaaaaacaatgcatgaagagccggggggtgaaaacttttgaacagaatagagatgtgtacatttttcttattttgcctaaatatgatattttttcatttagtactgcccttcagaggctacagaagatagttacatgttttccagaagacaaaataagttacatttactggATCTTAGAACAGCTTCAAACAAATAGTTTGAGAATCACTGGTAAATGAGATGATATTAAATGCATATTCTGAGAAAACGgaagcattatttttttttacctcgcATGC
The window above is part of the Garra rufa chromosome 13, GarRuf1.0, whole genome shotgun sequence genome. Proteins encoded here:
- the LOC141348384 gene encoding leucine-rich repeat-containing protein 52-like, with amino-acid sequence MRVLPEPSAQSLRLVFLFVFVMDVAPSPALTAGCPDRCVCDDQLVVQCAGQQLSDFPVDLPLATRQLIISNNRIGDLPALQLNYLSDLVYLDCSNNSLTEISESTFGNLRKLAYLDLSFNSLAQIEDRTFGPLASLVMLRMTDNPGLSEIHPDAFAENAALQVLDVSRNNLTALNISSLIALPALRSLGLSGNPWRCDCDTEDLCLWIQIEGFKFQDEGQTVCQGPPDMLGQRLAEVGMQLRSECHQGLGYWDYLFFIAIGFVIFSAGTVSAWVMGVLMVLYERYSKRKSEEIDSDDEEETVIRGPGSGGGGGNHGNGDLSKPGMQV
- the nfkbiaa gene encoding nuclear factor of kappa light polypeptide gene enhancer in B-cells inhibitor, alpha a, which produces MNYEDCDVDEMDMKHRKMQHCEERVDSGVDSLREDEYMKIVEEMEILRFEDPNVNPKGTCEPWTQEVTEDGDTYLHLAIIHEAEEYAIQIIKQCQNDPFLNKQNNQRQTALHLAVITEQPHMVDKLLKAGCDARLVDQNGNTALHIACKRGSLACFSVLTQIQTQHLQSILNFPNYSGHTCLHIAAINNYLSIVESLVQLGADVNTKEQCSGRTSLHLAVDLQNLALVRTLISLGADVNSLTYGGYTPYHLTFGRQNSEIQRQLFDRTAQELRPMPESESEESDEEFMSDEDCIYDDIQFCGR